From the genome of Medicago truncatula cultivar Jemalong A17 chromosome 2, MtrunA17r5.0-ANR, whole genome shotgun sequence:
GTTGGGGGATAAGAGTGAACCTATGATACTGGTTGGCTATCATGAGACAGGTGCATACAGATTGTATCATCCTCTGAATCACTCTATAGTGATCAGTAGAGATGTAAAAATCTGTGAAAATGAAGCATGGGATTAGACCAAGAAAGAGAAGAGTTCCAGTCACACAATTCCCACAATAATTGAAGATGATGATCAAGTTGAACAAGTTCAACTTGATACTGAAGTTCAACCTGAAGTGCATGTTGAAGAGAATCAAGTCACTAGAACTTCAGTTAGACAGAGATTTGCTTCAACTAGATTAGCTGGACATGAAGTCATTCCAGATAATATAGTTAATGAAGAAGGGGAATTTGTTCATTTTGCACTATTAGCAGATGCAGAACCAATCAATTATGAAGCATCATTGAATGAAGATGTATGGAAGAATGCTATGATTGAGGAGTTGTATTCAatcaacagaaacaacacatgGAAGTTGATTGAACTGCCTGCTAGTAAGAAACCAATAGATGTGAAGTGGGTTTTCAAATTGAAACTGAAGCCAAATGGTGAAGTAGCCAAGCACAAAGCAAGATTAGTGGCTAGGGGATTCATGCAGAAGGCTGGTATGGATTACTTTGAAGTATATGCTCCAGTTGCTAGATTGGAAACTGTGAGATTAATAGTTGCTATAGCTTGTGGTAGGAACTGGccaatgcatcatttggatgtaAAATCTGCTTTTCTAAATGgtcctttagatgaagaagtgtATGTGACACAGCCACCAGGTTTCAAAATCAAAGGGAAAGAGGATATGGTGTATAGATTACACAAAGCTCTCTATGGATTGAAACAGGCACCAAGAGCTTGGAACAAGAGAATTGACAGTTTTCTTGTACAGCAAGAATTTGTCAAATGCAAGTCTGAGTATGGTGTATATGTGAAGAAAGGAAGTGAAGGTAATCAACTACTCATCTGTCTTTAGGTTGATGATCTGATAGTGACTGGTAGTGATATGAATGAGATAGAAGCATTCAAATCACAAATGATGAGTGAATTTGAAATGTCAGATTTGGGAAAATTGACATACTTTCTAGGCATGGAATTTACTGAAGTTGCAGAGGGATTGGTGATGCACCAAAAGAAGTATGCATCTGATATATTGAAGAGGTTCAATATGATGAGCTGCaatccatcatcatcaccagCTGAGACAAATGTAAAACTGGTaatgaatgaagatgaagaacctGTGAATCCTACATTATTCAAGCAAATTGTTGGTTCACTGAGGTATCTATGCAATAGTAGACCTGATATTGCATATGCAGTTGGCATAATTAGTAGATTCATGAGTGAACCAAGAGTATCTCACCTGCTAGCAGCCAAAAGAGTGATGAGATACATCAAAGGAACACTGCAGTATGGCATTTTATTTCCTAAGTGCTTAAATGAAAATTCTATTGAACTGATAGCATATTCTGATGCTGATTGGTGTGGAGACAGACAAGATAGAAAGAGCACTTCAGGGTACCTATTCAAGTTTATGAATGCTCCAATTTCATGGTGTGCTA
Proteins encoded in this window:
- the LOC120578060 gene encoding secreted RxLR effector protein 161-like; the encoded protein is MHQKKYASDILKRFNMMSCNPSSSPAETNVKLVMNEDEEPVNPTLFKQIVGSLRYLCNSRPDIAYAVGIISRFMSEPRVSHLLAAKRVMRYIKGTLQYGILFPKCLNENSIELIAYSDADWCGDRQDRKSTSGYLFKFMNAPISWCAKKQPVVALSTCESEYIAGCMAACQAIWLENILKEMEIEVSRPIELLIDNKSAISLARNPVLHGRSKHIEAKFHFLREQVNKGALQIVHCSTEL